TAGACATTTTCTGTTCACCTGGCTTAAGAAACAAGGGATCGAGGATGCTTTGATTCAACCGTTTTCAGGCCACGAAAGCCGCCAGTCCCTTGAGATTTACTCGAAATTATCCATCGGAGAAGCCCAGGAAAGTTATGAAAAGGTGATTGCTAAGTTTCCGGTTTGAGGGGGTGATTTAGCAACCAGAGTGGAGGCGAAAATTTCTATTGCCAATTATGCGCGTTCCTTACCACTAGGCCTATATTAAGGAATGGATTCTATAATGGAGGTATGTATTTTTAATATCGACGTAAAGCCCAATGACAAAAAATCACTTAAGCGCCATCGTATCAAACATCATCCCTTTCGATGATCTTGAAAAAGATCATATTGAGGATACTCTGACCTGGATCAAAAGCGGAGAGCCTTTGTACAGAATAACATCCCCGGATATTCCCAATAAACACCTTGTTTGTTATTTTGTTTTGTTTGATGAATTGGCATCAAAAATCCTTCTTGTTGATCACAAAAAAGCGGGGCTTTGGCTCCCAACCGGTGGGCATGTTGACATTGACGAGGATCCCATGGATACGGTCAAACGCGAATGTGCCGAGGAACTTAATTGTCAGGCTGATTTTTGGGCTGATCAGCCTATTTTTATCACATCAACCGTTACTGTTCCCGCAAACTTGATGGGAAGGCATACCGATGTGAGCCTATGGTATGTTTTAAAAGGAAATCATCAAGCCCACTATAATTTTGATCCTGGTGAATTTCACAAAATTCAATGGTTTGATTTCGACAAAATCCCATATGAAAAGTCCGATCCCCACATGCATCGATTTATTAGGAAGTTATCTCACCTTCAGCATAAAAGGTGAGTTATTCGTGCGCGATGCCTTAACACCGCATATCCATTTGTTCGGTTGGGGCCGCAACCCCACCTGACACAGAGGCAGTCAGAAGCGATCGTTCCTGCCATAATTTTGCCATATTTTGAAGACTTGCAATCAGTCGGTCATAGCTGGCAGCCTCGAACTCAACACACAATTGATTAATCGAATACAAAATAACTGAGAAATAACGATCCCACGGCGCGTCATCACTTGCCAAAGATTGATGCGTTTGTTCGACATCATTGGACCCATCCTCTGGATTTAAAACCCCCGACAACCCCACAACAATATTTGTGCAGCGTTGAATTTCACTGGCATACATTTGATAATCTTGCCGGTCGTAAAACCCCCTTGCCAACAAAAGTGATGACGCTGCTTGTTCAAAAAGAAATGCGACTTGTTCTGTTGATCCCGTTACGATTTGAACCTGCTTTTTGTACATTTTTTCTACTTTTTTATACATCATTAACTGTCCTTATTTGTTTTATTGAATACAGTGAGCATGTTCAATATAGATCGATATTTGTTGTACGATTCGTAAACGGCCGCCATTCTGGTTTCTATTTTTCGGCGACCCTCGGCCGCATCGGTATTAATATCGTCGATCCGTTTTTGCAACCGTTTATCAACTTGCAATAGCTGATCAATCGCTTTATCGAACAATCCTTGCGGTTGATCTGTGTCGCCCTTTCGTTGTTTCAGGGAATTTTTGAGGGCAGAATTAAATGGATCCGCGATCCCTTGTGTTACTGTCATGGTTGTGGTGACGCTTTGCCCCGGCTGAACGGCCGCCCCCATGTAACCGATTTTAAACCCGTCATAAATACTGCCTGGTGGCCCCTGTATCAAACTTTCTGGGACGGGATTGATTGTGACATCGACTTGATTTGGCGTGGACAGTACGGCTGCAAATGTGCCATCCATGTTGCCCGTATATGTGACAGTAATTAGTGCCCCAGCTATAATGGGGTTCAGCGTTCGCCCAATATCCCACACTTTAAAATTTGAATTTGTTGACGATGCATTGTTGCCAAATAATTGCTTTACCTGATCGAATTTATTATAAACAGTGTCCTCAAGTTTTTTTGTATCCACCGATAACGATCCGGATAATTCTGGTTTAGCACTGTCATAATTAAGCGTGATACCGGCCTGGGCCAAATAAGAAAGGGGCAACGCCCCACCCCCATTTACGGGAGAATTCGCCCCTTTATAAATCAGATTTTTAACATCGATCAGTAATTTGTTACCAAACAATATGGCGTCTTTGTCGGGTGATTTTCCATCGTCCGCAAGCTTTTGATTCTTGTTAAGTTCTGCGTTTAAGTCGTTGAAACCTTTCACAAATCATTAATGGCACCCAAAGCCAGATCCTTGTTGTAGTCAATGGTCGCGACTGTATTTTGAGAATTGACGCTGGGTTTTACCAGGGCAAATGTAACACCATTAACCAAATCAGTAATGCTGTTTGTATTTCGCGTCACCAAGTCGCCATTAAAATTCATTTGTGCTGTCAGCGTTGTTGGATCCGTATTGACCGTTGGCAGGAAAAGCCCCTGCGCCCCCTGTAGGGCCGGATCCGTTCCCGTCATATCAATCCCGTGTGCAAGGTCGGTCCCGGTAATCACCAGACGATATTGGTTGGCTGAAACCATCACAACGGATGCATTAACCCCCGCCGCTGGCCCCACCGCATTAATCGCGTTCATCACATCGGTTAAGCCCATATCATTCGTGACGTTTACAGTTTGTCCATTGAGAGCAAGAGCCCCACTTAGACCTAGTCCCGTCGTGCCACTAGGAAAATAATGATTCGCGTCGCTTTTAACCGTATCAAAACTGGCCAGGCGAACAACTGACAACGTCATTGGTGCCTCGTTAACGACCGCATTTCGACCAACTGTCACAGTAACAGACCCATCGATTTGTTGGGCGTTGGCAAATTTTTCATTGAAAACATTAGTTACTGTGGAATCAAGACCCAGGTAATTCGTTAATTTTTCAATGGCCTGCTGCAGGGATTTTGTTTTAGTAGACAACGTATTGATTTCGGGGATTTTTTGGTCAACATTGACCTTGATTTCATCGCCCAGTGGTGCGGCAATTTTTTTCTTGCCGTCGCTAATTGCATTTGCCATGGCATTAAGGTCAAGCCCGCTAACAAGTTGGGCCATTTTTGCGGTCCCTTTGTCGTCGACAAAAACTTGACCGTAGCTTGGACCAGACACAACAGGTGCTGCCATTGGTATTTCTCCGGGATGTTATGGAAAACTTTGATTGTATACCCAATCTAAATGAAAAAAGTTGATTTTTATGTTTGATCTTTTGCCCATAAACAGCGACAAAAAAAATCCTTAAATAGAATAGCTATTCTCGGTTTTTTTGTCTTGTTTCTGAACAAAATCTCTGTCATAAAATTTCAACTTTTTCATTCATCTTGGGTATAGCGTGGAATCGATTGCGTTCTAGATGGCCACGCTCGCTCCGCTTGCTCGTACAGGACGTCATAGCGAGGAGGACGAAGCGACGTGGCTATCCAGCATTAACAAGTCAGTTCAGACAAACCATATTACCGCAAGGCGCTTTGGACCATTTGGGCCAATTGCGATTGCTTTTTCAGGGTCTGTTGGAAAACGGCTGATGACATATCAACCAACGCTTGGAACTTTTGCGAATTCATCAATTCTTCTGTAATGTCAGCATCCGTAAATGTGGACTTTGCAGCAGATTGGTTTTGAATGGAAACATTCAAGTTTTTAACCACATAATCCAATCGGCTTTTCGTTCCACCAAGCTGGGCGATTTGCGTGTTGATCGTTGACGTTGCATTCTGAATGGTTGTTGTTGCTGCAGCGGCATTTGCCTTTGTTGTGATGCTAAGGCCCAACATTCCCAATGCCGATGTTGTTGCCCCATTGAACGTAAGCGCAATCGTATCCGATGATTGTTGACCAATCTGGAATTGAAACACTAACGAATTTCCGTTGGCAACATTATAAGTGCTCATGTCTGTAGAAGCAGTGGTAACAAATCCGCTATTTAGCGCTAACGAAACACCATTGCTGAAACTGACGCTTGTTGCATTTCCAGCATTTAGCGTACCATTTACCTGAATGGTGCTGGTCCATGAATCTGCGCCGTCTGTTAATTTAAATGTGCCCGTTGTGCCACTTACGGTATAGCTTAATCCATATGATCCGGCCGCTGTTCCGGCGCCCGCTGTAAGTACTGTGTTGAGTGGTGCTGCGACAGACGAAGACGTAAGGACGGCGTTAGCCCCCGTTCCAATCCCCAGTAAGCTTTTTAAGCTTGTTTGGAAGTTTGCAGCATTATTCAGTCCCGCAACGCTGCCGCGATCATAGTTAAAGCTGATTGAGTTTCCAGCATCGGTTGTGCTAAAAAGGGTTAATGCACCACCAATTGTTGGTGCTGTTGTTGCCTTGAACGTTTGGGCCCCAATTGTCACATTGACGTCGTACAAATTACCATTGGCTGTTACTGTTGCATTTGTAGCCGATCCCGTATACATGCCTTGTGTGTTTAATAGATTGAGGCCGCCGGAGAAGGCGTTGGCTTGTGTTTTTAGACCCGAAGCTTGTGTTCCGAAGTTCACTATACCGCCCGGTCCTGCGGTTAGAATGTTGGTAAGGCTTGTTGTCGCGGCAGTTGCTGCTGCTGTTGCAGAGACAGCTCCAGAAATGACAGCATTCCCTATCTTAAAGCTAATTGATTTCGAGGTATCGGCCTGGCTTGTTAACTTTAATGTTTGGCCAGATGCTGCCGCTGTTGCGTAGCCTCCGGCAATAGTTGTCAAATCAACAGAAAATATTTCCGTTCCTATTGTCACACTAACAACGCCTATTGCGCTTGCATTGACGGTTACTGCCCCGGAAAGAGATCCAACCGTTTCGCTAAATGAAAGAGCGCCAGTCCCATCAGTCCCAAAAAGAGTTGTTGGGTTGGTTGAGAGACCTATCGTGCTATGCGTACCAATAGCGCCTGATGCAACTGCCGCACCCGCTCCGCCCGTAAATAATTCAACACCGGCCCAGTTTGCCTGAGCATTCTGGTCAATCTGTGCCATAAGCTGGGTAAATTCATTGTTCAACATGGCGCGTTCTGGATCCGAAATCGTGTCGGAGTTCGCTTGCGCTGACAGTGTGCTCATGCGCGTTAGAACGTCAATGCTGGACCCCAATGCACCCGTTGCCAGCTGAATAACGGCTGATGCCTGTGTCGCGTTGTTGGATGCCTGGGCCATCGAATTAATGGCTGAATCCAATACGGAACCGATGGCGGCGGCCGATGGGTTTTGGGATGGGTCGGAAACGACTTTACCCGATGATAATCTGTCCTGGGCCAATCCTAATGCGGATGCGTTAAGATCCAATAAACGACGTGCTGATAACGCGTTAACGTTAGTGCTAATAGTTTGTGACATGTTAAATCCTCACTTTATGTGAAACGGTGTTAATATACTTGCATTGACTATGCTGCAATATACGTGCCATTGAGGATTTTGGGGATTGTTGTGTTGGCTCTGTCCCTAAGCTCCCCTACATCACACAAGACAGCCCCCGTCCTCCCGCGACTTGATCGCGGGATCCACAACGGAATACATGGGTCCCGTGGTCAAGCCACGGGATGACGGGAGGGCGGGTTTATGTGCGTTGCGGCTCAGGGGACCATGAGGGAGTCGTGCGTGGAACCTAGGGGGCAGCCTAGGCAAAATTTACCCGTTTACACCTGAACCCACCAATGCACGGCAATTTTTGCCTAGTCCGGTTGAGTATATTTCCGTAAAGATTCGTGATTTAGGCTCAGATCTTCTATGCCAGGCAACGCATCATTGGTGGGCGGGCTAACCTTTTTCCCGGATAGGGATATTTCTATGGCGTTTTTATCACCAGCGGACAAACGACTGTTTGGGACATCAATAATTCGGTACCGTTCCCCTGGGTTTAACGAACGATCGGCTATAATTTGCCCGTTTTGATCGATAATTTTCACCCAGGTTTCTTTAACAGCAACCAGAATAACCTCCTCAACCGGGGATTCCGCGGGTACTGTGACAGGGGGCGCCGGAGGGACCTCCTCGTCAGGCACAATTTTTTTGGCATCACCCCGGTACATAAAAATGCCCAGGACAATCATAGCCAGGGCCGATGACAGCCAAAGCGACCATTTGGGAACTTCCTTTGATGGCGTAGAAAGGGTCGTGCCTTGCAAAACAGGCTCCGCGGAGGGCAGGGCAAACACAGGCAATGGATCAACGCCCAAAAAACCGGCATAGGATCGCACATACCACAACGCATACATACCCGGCGGCAATTGGTCAAAATGACCATCCTCTATATTCTGGAGGAAAAATTTGCGAATCTTTAATTGCGCGCTAACATCATCAAGGCTCAACCCTTTTGCAACCCGGTGTTGCTGCAGCAGTGCACCGACTTGTTTTATCGACAAGCTATCTTCTGACTCTTCTGTCAATGATGAATTCATCTTGTAAGTCACCTTAATTTATAGGTCTGGACTTTTTTGGAAACAGCCCATAATACACAGAAATCATCGATCTAAAAAGCTTCTTTAAAAAAGAGCCGTAAAAAAAACACTTGGCTGATCGGATGCAATTTGCTAATTTTAATTAAAATTATATATTTATTTTAAACTAATTTTAGTTGGAGTCACCATGAAACGTACGGTTATTATCACTGGTGGCACACGCGGAATTGGTGCGGCCGTGTCCCTTGCTCTTAAAGAAAAGGGATATAAAGTCATTGCAAATTATAACAAAAACAACGATGCAGCAAGGGAATTCGCAAAACTCCATGCCATCCCCGTTTATCAATGGGATGTTGGCAATTACGAGGATTGCGTCCGCAACCTAAAAGATATTGAGCATACCCACGGCCCCATCGATACCATCGTTCACAATGCCGGGGTCACAGCTGATGGATTTTTTCACAAGATGACGCCCGACATGTGGAACAGTGTCATCCAAACAAACTTAGGGTCTTGCTTTAATATGGTAAATCCGTTAATTGATTCGATGAGGCAAAGGGGTTTCGGGCGGATCGTTTTACTATCGAGCGTGAGCGCCCTAAAGGGTCAGATGGGCCAGGTTAATTATTGTGCAGCAAAGGCCGGCATTATTGGATTCACAAAAGCCTTGGCCCTGGAAAGCGCAAGCAAGGGCATTACGGTCAATGCGATCGCGCCAGGTTATATTGAAACAGATATGATTCGTTCCGTATCGACGCCCATTTTGCATAAAATCATTGGCCAAATCCCATCCGGTCGTTTGGGCCAAGCATCGGAAATCGCACGGTGCGTTGCATTTTTGGTGGATGAAGGGGCTGGATACATCACGGGAGAGACCTTGAATATCAATGGTGGTCAGTATTTAAGCTAGGGAATCATTTATGCATGCGTTCCTTTCTTTTTTAGTGGGGGCAAGCCTGACGAGCTTTGTTCAATTTCTGGTTGACAATCAGGGGCACCCTTTCAAGAAACGATCAACATGCGATGGCTGCGGTATTCCCTTACGTTGGGGGCAACTTATTCCCATTCTGTCATCTTTATGCATCAGGAAAATTTGCAGGGTGTGCCACTATAAACCACGCCGATCCTATGGAGTGACAGAGCTTTTTGGAGGGATCATTTTTGCGATTACTGCGCTGAAATACACGACGTTATGCCCGTTCCTGTTGGTGGGCCTGTTAATTCTTGTTGGCTTGCATATCAGCCTGAACGATTGGAGGACAAAAACAGTCCCCGTTTTTAGCCTGTTTTTATTGGCAATTCTTGGTGGGATCTGGTCCTGTTGTTTTGCACAGTGGCCAATCGCCATTTTGTTTATGGGGGCGCTGTTGTTTTTGATCCGGTGGATTGGGGGGAAAGTTGGTCCGGAAAAACCCCTGGGCCGAGGGGATGAAATCCTTTTTCTGATTTGTGGTCTTTGGATTTCGGTTGAGGCGATTCCCGTTTTTTTGTTTATGACAGGCTGTATTGGGGTTGGCAGTTTTTTTCTATATCAGCGCACCCATCCAAAGACGAGGCATTTTCCCTTTGCCCCCGCCATTCTAATGGCATTGTGGGTCAGTTTGATTTTTTTCAGTCAGCATTAATAATTTTTTAATATATTACGCATACAGTTAATATTATCAGCATAGTTTTATATTAAAAGGATTTGTAAGATGAAAAAATTACTATTAACAACGGCTATTTTAACGTCAACACTAATGTCAGCCAATGCAGGACCACGGGAATTGCTGGCAGAATCATACAAAAACAAAATGAGTGACTTGGCTTTAAGTCGGGCCATGGTGGATATTAATGCCAACATGTACTACGTTCTGATCAGGAAAGAGGGCGATAACTACGTCAGAAGCGGTCATACTCCGTCCGCCGGGGTCGTTACAAAAGAAAAGCCTGAGGTCTATAAAGTTCACGAAGCCGCGTTTGCTCAGGTAAAAAATGCCCCAATCGGATCAGTAACGTCCATCACATATGATTCAAAAACAACCACTGGCTATGCTATTAAAAAGAGTGCCGAAGTTCTCAAGATCAATGATTACACAATGGCCATGTTTACAAGCTTAGCCTCTGCCATTGCTTAAAATTATACGTTTATTTCGCCCGAATCCCGCGAACACTCAGAAAACATGCTCTGTGGTCGCGGGTAATTCCATACTGCCCAGGAAGGGTTACTTTCATTCTTGGCAAATTGGGTAAAACAACCCCAAGGTAAATTGTGGAGGATCCAGGTTCACAGTCAACCAGCACCGCCTTGAACGCGGGCACGTCGAACGTTTCATCTACCCATAAAAAAAGATCCCTGTTCTTGATTTTCTGATCCAGGGAATCCAGCGACTGTCCAATCAATCGATAGCTGTCATTGTCAGCCCGTAAAGACGCAGTGATGTAAACCGCAGTCCCGGGGACAAGGGCGTCGCGAACAGCCTGATACGCCTCTGAAAAAAACGCCACCTCGAACACGCCATTGGTATCCGAAAGAGTCACGAAGGCAAATTTTTGCCCTTTCTTGGATGTTCGTTCCTGTTTAGCCAAAATAATGCCGGCTAGACTGACCGATGTTGGTGTTTCACCAGCCCGTGCAAGGAGGTCTATGCTACTCGTCAGGCCAGCCGTTTCCAAAACATCCCGATAGATATCCAGTGGGTGGGCACTTAGATAAAAACCAAGGGCATCAAATTCCTTTTGAAGCTTTTCTAATAAATTCCATTCCGAAAGATTGGGCAGGATAATTTTTGCTTCCTGGGTGGAACCGCCAAAAAGAAGCGTTTGTTTGTTGGCACGTTCCTGCTTGATTAAATGCGCCT
The window above is part of the Alphaproteobacteria bacterium genome. Proteins encoded here:
- a CDS encoding flagellin → MSQTISTNVNALSARRLLDLNASALGLAQDRLSSGKVVSDPSQNPSAAAIGSVLDSAINSMAQASNNATQASAVIQLATGALGSSIDVLTRMSTLSAQANSDTISDPERAMLNNEFTQLMAQIDQNAQANWAGVELFTGGAGAAVASGAIGTHSTIGLSTNPTTLFGTDGTGALSFSETVGSLSGAVTVNASAIGVVSVTIGTEIFSVDLTTIAGGYATAAASGQTLKLTSQADTSKSISFKIGNAVISGAVSATAAATAATTSLTNILTAGPGGIVNFGTQASGLKTQANAFSGGLNLLNTQGMYTGSATNATVTANGNLYDVNVTIGAQTFKATTAPTIGGALTLFSTTDAGNSISFNYDRGSVAGLNNAANFQTSLKSLLGIGTGANAVLTSSSVAAPLNTVLTAGAGTAAGSYGLSYTVSGTTGTFKLTDGADSWTSTIQVNGTLNAGNATSVSFSNGVSLALNSGFVTTASTDMSTYNVANGNSLVFQFQIGQQSSDTIALTFNGATTSALGMLGLSITTKANAAAATTTIQNATSTINTQIAQLGGTKSRLDYVVKNLNVSIQNQSAAKSTFTDADITEELMNSQKFQALVDMSSAVFQQTLKKQSQLAQMVQSALR
- the fliD gene encoding flagellar filament capping protein FliD, producing MKGFNDLNAELNKNQKLADDGKSPDKDAILFGNKLLIDVKNLIYKGANSPVNGGGALPLSYLAQAGITLNYDSAKPELSGSLSVDTKKLEDTVYNKFDQVKQLFGNNASSTNSNFKVWDIGRTLNPIIAGALITVTYTGNMDGTFAAVLSTPNQVDVTINPVPESLIQGPPGSIYDGFKIGYMGAAVQPGQSVTTTMTVTQGIADPFNSALKNSLKQRKGDTDQPQGLFDKAIDQLLQVDKRLQKRIDDINTDAAEGRRKIETRMAAVYESYNKYRSILNMLTVFNKTNKDS
- a CDS encoding flagellar protein FliS, with amino-acid sequence MMYKKVEKMYKKQVQIVTGSTEQVAFLFEQAASSLLLARGFYDRQDYQMYASEIQRCTNIVVGLSGVLNPEDGSNDVEQTHQSLASDDAPWDRYFSVILYSINQLCVEFEAASYDRLIASLQNMAKLWQERSLLTASVSGGVAAPTEQMDMRC
- a CDS encoding site-specific integrase — encoded protein: RHFLFTWLKKQGIEDALIQPFSGHESRQSLEIYSKLSIGEAQESYEKVIAKFPV
- a CDS encoding A24 family peptidase, with product MHAFLSFLVGASLTSFVQFLVDNQGHPFKKRSTCDGCGIPLRWGQLIPILSSLCIRKICRVCHYKPRRSYGVTELFGGIIFAITALKYTTLCPFLLVGLLILVGLHISLNDWRTKTVPVFSLFLLAILGGIWSCCFAQWPIAILFMGALLFLIRWIGGKVGPEKPLGRGDEILFLICGLWISVEAIPVFLFMTGCIGVGSFFLYQRTHPKTRHFPFAPAILMALWVSLIFFSQH
- the phbB gene encoding acetoacetyl-CoA reductase — translated: MKRTVIITGGTRGIGAAVSLALKEKGYKVIANYNKNNDAAREFAKLHAIPVYQWDVGNYEDCVRNLKDIEHTHGPIDTIVHNAGVTADGFFHKMTPDMWNSVIQTNLGSCFNMVNPLIDSMRQRGFGRIVLLSSVSALKGQMGQVNYCAAKAGIIGFTKALALESASKGITVNAIAPGYIETDMIRSVSTPILHKIIGQIPSGRLGQASEIARCVAFLVDEGAGYITGETLNINGGQYLS
- a CDS encoding NUDIX hydrolase; translated protein: MTKNHLSAIVSNIIPFDDLEKDHIEDTLTWIKSGEPLYRITSPDIPNKHLVCYFVLFDELASKILLVDHKKAGLWLPTGGHVDIDEDPMDTVKRECAEELNCQADFWADQPIFITSTVTVPANLMGRHTDVSLWYVLKGNHQAHYNFDPGEFHKIQWFDFDKIPYEKSDPHMHRFIRKLSHLQHKR
- a CDS encoding DUF4115 domain-containing protein codes for the protein MNSSLTEESEDSLSIKQVGALLQQHRVAKGLSLDDVSAQLKIRKFFLQNIEDGHFDQLPPGMYALWYVRSYAGFLGVDPLPVFALPSAEPVLQGTTLSTPSKEVPKWSLWLSSALAMIVLGIFMYRGDAKKIVPDEEVPPAPPVTVPAESPVEEVILVAVKETWVKIIDQNGQIIADRSLNPGERYRIIDVPNSRLSAGDKNAIEISLSGKKVSPPTNDALPGIEDLSLNHESLRKYTQPD